The Malus domestica chromosome 10, GDT2T_hap1 genome contains a region encoding:
- the LOC139188719 gene encoding uncharacterized protein, with amino-acid sequence MTQQEADQDPRVITGTLPVCNTWARFLIDPGATHSFVSSSFARVIPFKPQPLGFDMLIQMPSGELFCAQWQYRNCLVIVEGENLKVDLIHFKLAEFDVILGMDWLSKHRANVACWEKIVTFNRPGLPAVSFMGERRVLPNSIISAIRATRLLNKGCVGFLAHVVVNDESSLRPEDVPVVMNFINVFPDD; translated from the coding sequence ATGACTCAACAAGAGGCTGATCAGGATCCTCGAGTTATCACCGGTACGTTACCTGTCTGTAATACTTGGGCTAGATTTTTAATTGATCCGGGTGCTACGcattcttttgtttcttcatcttttgctcGGGTTATACCTTTTAAACCTCAGCCACTAGGTTTTGATATGCTGATTCAAATGCCAAGTGGTGAATTATTTTGTGCTCAATGGCAATATCGGAATTGTCTAGTTATTGTTGAAGGGGAAAacttaaaggttgatttaaTTCATTTCAAACTGGCGGAGTTTGATGTCATTTTGGGAATGGATTGGCTATCTAAGCACCGAGCGAATGTCGCATGTTGGGAGAAAATTGTGACATTCAATCGGCCAGGACTTCCAGCAGTTTCATTTATGGGTGAGCGACGTGTCCTCCCCAATAGTATTATTTCTGCCATTCGAGCAACAAGGTTGTTGAATAAGGGTTGTGTGGGGTTTTTAGCCCACGTAGTCGTGAATGATGAATCTTCTTTGCGTCCAGAAGATGTGCCAGTTGTAATGAATTTCATCAATGTGTTTCCTGATGATTAA
- the LOC103446315 gene encoding protein MALE DISCOVERER 2-like isoform X1, whose amino-acid sequence MGGRWNPPGFRLLSLLVLIFVSRFHGCWCLNDEGLILLSFCENIKFDPFGALENWSPNDTDPCLWNGVHCVDGNVQMLNLTDFSLEGTLVPELGKLSHLRSLVFYKNRLSGVIPKEIGGLTRLELLDLRNNNLSGMIPVELSSMLSLKRLLLCDNRFEGTIPLELTRLSSLSELQFDDYLTPNETTGFGCVNRKFGHWYNTAYTFTSLPIWQSNLERVNMVLFLKGAFRNYVNYLSLPRFRYKKESLRIDGDNCCDNLSSLFESHMAFARRRLLAQASNLPAAPVTGTEPTGQVIALPTTRSSGAFPAVPKDKRKNPPPPAPASQPSPESHEASKHDGQSSQKSNSNMWKYLTIAFSVFILLLVLIAMVFMCRTQVAKTVGPWKTGLSGQLQKAFITGVPKLNRPELETACEDFSNIISTIEGCIVYKGTLSSGVEIAVASTTMSSLKDWSKHAENAYRKKIDVLSRVNHKNFVNLIGYCEEDEPFTRMMVFEYAPNGNLFEHLHIEEMEHLDWNSRIRIVMGTAYCLQYMHHELNPPVSHPNLTSASIFLTDDYAAKIAEICFWAEAIRKPKNSSDDDKEHSVLPPLADPETNVYSFGVMLLEIISGKLQNSEEHGSLLYWASAYLNENRSNMVDPTLKSFKNEELDVLCEVIKDCIQEDPRQRPTMKDVTNKLREVIPITPNQAVPRLSPLWWAELEILSVEAT is encoded by the exons ATGGGGGGTAGATGGAACCCTCCTGGGTTCCGGTTGCTATctctcctggttttgatttttgtttcgaGGTTTCATGGTTGTTGGTGTCTCAATGATGAAG GATTGATTCTGTTGTCATTCTGCGAAAATATCAAGTTCGATCCTTTTGGTGCTTTGGAGAATTGGAGTCCTAACGATACCGATCCTTGCCTGTGGAATGGTGTTCATTGTGTGGACGGTAATGTGCAGATGCT GAATCTGACGGATTTTTCTCTGGAAGGGACATTGGTACCTGAACTTGGGAAACTTAGTCACTTAAGATCTCT CGTGTTCTACAAGAACCGTTTATCTGGTGTAATTCCTAAAGAGATTGGGGGGCTCACAAGATTGGAACTGCTGGATTTGAGGAACAATAACTTGAGTGGGATGATTCCAGTTGAGTTAAGCAGTATGCTGTCACTGAAACGCTT GTTGCTTTGTGACAATAGATTCGAAGGCACCATTCCTCTTGAGCTCACTCGTCTCAGCTCGCTCTCTGAATTGCAATTTGATGATTACCTTACACCAAATGAAACCACTGGGTTTGGCTGTGTGAACAGAAAGTTTGGCCACTGGTATAATACTGCTTACACATTCACATCACTCCC CATCTGGCAGAGCAATTTAGAACGTGTGAATATGGTATTGTTTCTTAAAGGAGCTTTTAGGAACTATGTCAACTACTTGTCACTGCCACG GTTCCGTTACAAAAAGGAGTCTCTACGGATCGATGGAGATAATTGCTGTGATAATTTATCTA GTTTGTTTGAGTCGCACATGGCCTTTGCTCGCCGTAGACTACTTGCACAAGCCAGTAACCTACCAGCTGCACCTGTTACTGGCACAGAACCAACTGGACAGGTCATTGCTCTTCCAACTACCCGAAGTAGTGGCGCCTTCCCAGCTGTGCCAAAAGATAAAAGGAAAAATCCTCCTCCACCTGCACCTGCATCGCAGCCTTCACCGGAATCTCACGAGGCTTCAAAACATGATGGACAATCTTCCCAAAAATCAAATAGCAATATGTGGAAGTATCTCACTATTGCTTTCAGTGTGTTTATCTTGCTCCTTGTTCTTATTGCCATGGTCTTCATGTGTCGAACCCAAGTTGCTAAAACTGTAGGTCCCTGGAAGACTGGATTGAGTGGGCAGTTGCAGAAAGCATTTATAACAG GAGTTCCCAAGTTGAACCGACCAGAACTGGAAACCGCATGTGAAGATTTCAGTAACATTATTAGCACAATTGAAGGTTGCATTGTGTACAAGGGAACACTGTCCAGTGGAGTTGAAATTGCTGTGGCATCAACTACAATGTCGTCTTTGAAAGATTGGTCCAAGCATGCAGAGAATGCTTACCGGAAAAAG ATTGACGTACTGTCACGCGTGAATCATAAGAACTTTGTCAATCTTATTGGCTACTGTGAGGAGGATGAACCTTTTACTAGGATGATGGTGTTTGAGTATGCTCCGAATGGAAATCTCTTTGAGCATCTGCATA TTGAAGAAATGGAACACCTTGATTGGAATTCGAGGATTAGGATCGTTATGGGAACTGCTTATTGTCTTCAATACATGCACCATGAGCTAAACCCACCTGTGTCACATCCTAACCTGACCTCGGCTTCTATCTTTTTGACGGATGATTACGCTGCTAAG ATTGCGGAGATCTGTTTCTGGGCAGAAGCAATACGAAAGCCTAAGAATTCCAGCGATGATGATAAGGAGCATTCGGTATTGCCACCCCTTGCTGATCCAGAAACAAACGTCTACAGTTTCGGAGTAATGCTACTTGAAATCATTTCCGGGAAGCTCCAAAACTCAGAAGAACATGGGTCCCTTCTATACTGG GCCTCTGCATATCTGAACGAGAATCGAAGCAACATGGTCGATCCAACCCTCAAGTCGTTCAAAAACGAAGAGCTGGATGTCCTGTGCGAGGTCATCAAAGATTGCATCCAAGAAGATCCAAGGCAGAGACCAACAATGAAGGATGTCACTAACAAACTGAGGGAAGTGATCCCCATCACTCCCAACCAAGCAGTCCCCAGACTCTCTCCCCTCTGGTGGGCGGAACTCGAGATCTTATCGGTCGAGGCGACATAA
- the LOC103446315 gene encoding protein MALE DISCOVERER 2-like isoform X2, translating into MGGRWNPPGFRLLSLLVLIFVSRFHGCWCLNDEGLILLSFCENIKFDPFGALENWSPNDTDPCLWNGVHCVDGNVQMLNLTDFSLEGTLVPELGKLSHLRSLVFYKNRLSGVIPKEIGGLTRLELLDLRNNNLSGMIPVELSSMLSLKRLLLCDNRFEGTIPLELTRLSSLSELQFDDYLTPNETTGFGCVNRKFGHCIWQSNLERVNMVLFLKGAFRNYVNYLSLPRFRYKKESLRIDGDNCCDNLSSLFESHMAFARRRLLAQASNLPAAPVTGTEPTGQVIALPTTRSSGAFPAVPKDKRKNPPPPAPASQPSPESHEASKHDGQSSQKSNSNMWKYLTIAFSVFILLLVLIAMVFMCRTQVAKTVGPWKTGLSGQLQKAFITGVPKLNRPELETACEDFSNIISTIEGCIVYKGTLSSGVEIAVASTTMSSLKDWSKHAENAYRKKIDVLSRVNHKNFVNLIGYCEEDEPFTRMMVFEYAPNGNLFEHLHIEEMEHLDWNSRIRIVMGTAYCLQYMHHELNPPVSHPNLTSASIFLTDDYAAKIAEICFWAEAIRKPKNSSDDDKEHSVLPPLADPETNVYSFGVMLLEIISGKLQNSEEHGSLLYWASAYLNENRSNMVDPTLKSFKNEELDVLCEVIKDCIQEDPRQRPTMKDVTNKLREVIPITPNQAVPRLSPLWWAELEILSVEAT; encoded by the exons ATGGGGGGTAGATGGAACCCTCCTGGGTTCCGGTTGCTATctctcctggttttgatttttgtttcgaGGTTTCATGGTTGTTGGTGTCTCAATGATGAAG GATTGATTCTGTTGTCATTCTGCGAAAATATCAAGTTCGATCCTTTTGGTGCTTTGGAGAATTGGAGTCCTAACGATACCGATCCTTGCCTGTGGAATGGTGTTCATTGTGTGGACGGTAATGTGCAGATGCT GAATCTGACGGATTTTTCTCTGGAAGGGACATTGGTACCTGAACTTGGGAAACTTAGTCACTTAAGATCTCT CGTGTTCTACAAGAACCGTTTATCTGGTGTAATTCCTAAAGAGATTGGGGGGCTCACAAGATTGGAACTGCTGGATTTGAGGAACAATAACTTGAGTGGGATGATTCCAGTTGAGTTAAGCAGTATGCTGTCACTGAAACGCTT GTTGCTTTGTGACAATAGATTCGAAGGCACCATTCCTCTTGAGCTCACTCGTCTCAGCTCGCTCTCTGAATTGCAATTTGATGATTACCTTACACCAAATGAAACCACTGGGTTTGGCTGTGTGAACAGAAAGTTTGGCCACTG CATCTGGCAGAGCAATTTAGAACGTGTGAATATGGTATTGTTTCTTAAAGGAGCTTTTAGGAACTATGTCAACTACTTGTCACTGCCACG GTTCCGTTACAAAAAGGAGTCTCTACGGATCGATGGAGATAATTGCTGTGATAATTTATCTA GTTTGTTTGAGTCGCACATGGCCTTTGCTCGCCGTAGACTACTTGCACAAGCCAGTAACCTACCAGCTGCACCTGTTACTGGCACAGAACCAACTGGACAGGTCATTGCTCTTCCAACTACCCGAAGTAGTGGCGCCTTCCCAGCTGTGCCAAAAGATAAAAGGAAAAATCCTCCTCCACCTGCACCTGCATCGCAGCCTTCACCGGAATCTCACGAGGCTTCAAAACATGATGGACAATCTTCCCAAAAATCAAATAGCAATATGTGGAAGTATCTCACTATTGCTTTCAGTGTGTTTATCTTGCTCCTTGTTCTTATTGCCATGGTCTTCATGTGTCGAACCCAAGTTGCTAAAACTGTAGGTCCCTGGAAGACTGGATTGAGTGGGCAGTTGCAGAAAGCATTTATAACAG GAGTTCCCAAGTTGAACCGACCAGAACTGGAAACCGCATGTGAAGATTTCAGTAACATTATTAGCACAATTGAAGGTTGCATTGTGTACAAGGGAACACTGTCCAGTGGAGTTGAAATTGCTGTGGCATCAACTACAATGTCGTCTTTGAAAGATTGGTCCAAGCATGCAGAGAATGCTTACCGGAAAAAG ATTGACGTACTGTCACGCGTGAATCATAAGAACTTTGTCAATCTTATTGGCTACTGTGAGGAGGATGAACCTTTTACTAGGATGATGGTGTTTGAGTATGCTCCGAATGGAAATCTCTTTGAGCATCTGCATA TTGAAGAAATGGAACACCTTGATTGGAATTCGAGGATTAGGATCGTTATGGGAACTGCTTATTGTCTTCAATACATGCACCATGAGCTAAACCCACCTGTGTCACATCCTAACCTGACCTCGGCTTCTATCTTTTTGACGGATGATTACGCTGCTAAG ATTGCGGAGATCTGTTTCTGGGCAGAAGCAATACGAAAGCCTAAGAATTCCAGCGATGATGATAAGGAGCATTCGGTATTGCCACCCCTTGCTGATCCAGAAACAAACGTCTACAGTTTCGGAGTAATGCTACTTGAAATCATTTCCGGGAAGCTCCAAAACTCAGAAGAACATGGGTCCCTTCTATACTGG GCCTCTGCATATCTGAACGAGAATCGAAGCAACATGGTCGATCCAACCCTCAAGTCGTTCAAAAACGAAGAGCTGGATGTCCTGTGCGAGGTCATCAAAGATTGCATCCAAGAAGATCCAAGGCAGAGACCAACAATGAAGGATGTCACTAACAAACTGAGGGAAGTGATCCCCATCACTCCCAACCAAGCAGTCCCCAGACTCTCTCCCCTCTGGTGGGCGGAACTCGAGATCTTATCGGTCGAGGCGACATAA